The Salmo trutta chromosome 6, fSalTru1.1, whole genome shotgun sequence genome has a window encoding:
- the LOC115195223 gene encoding zinc finger BED domain-containing protein 4-like isoform X1 has translation MSYFPDDHTGEVIAQGLKDSLASWKMSEDRQVCMTTDSGSNIIKALRLNNWTGLQCFGHRLHLIIENGVKDPRVDRAIGLCKKVVSTFSFSRKKRRDLSVAQAELSLPTHQLITEAPTRWGSRQKMIERILEQEKAITWVLGSEKKSRHLVPNYQDTGIH, from the exons ATGTCTTACTTCCCCGATGATCATACAGGTGAAGTAATAGCCCAGGGTCTCAAAGACTCTCTGGCATCGTGGAAGATGAGCGAAGACCGACAGGTGTGCATGACTACTGACAGCGGGAGCAACATAATTAAAGCATTGCGCTTGAACAACTGGACCGGCCTGCAGTGCTTTGGGCACAGGCTTCACCTCATCATCG AGAATGGTGTGAAAGACCCACGAGTTGACCGTGCCATTGGGTTGTGCAAGAAGGTGGTCAGCACCTTTTCCTTCAGCcggaagaagaggagagacttGTCTGTAGCACAGGCTGAGCTCAGTCTGCCCACTCACCAGCTCATCACAGAGGCCCCAACCAGGTGGGGGTCAAGACAGAAGATGATAGAACGAATCCTGGAACAAGAAAAGGCCATAACCTGGGTCCTGGGCTCAGAGAAGAAAAGCAGGCACCTGGTGCCCAACTATCAGGATACAGGAATTCACTGA
- the LOC115195223 gene encoding zinc finger BED domain-containing protein 4-like isoform X2 yields MSEDRQVCMTTDSGSNIIKALRLNNWTGLQCFGHRLHLIIENGVKDPRVDRAIGLCKKVVSTFSFSRKKRRDLSVAQAELSLPTHQLITEAPTRWGSRQKMIERILEQEKAITWVLGSEKKSRHLVPNYQDTGIH; encoded by the exons ATGAGCGAAGACCGACAGGTGTGCATGACTACTGACAGCGGGAGCAACATAATTAAAGCATTGCGCTTGAACAACTGGACCGGCCTGCAGTGCTTTGGGCACAGGCTTCACCTCATCATCG AGAATGGTGTGAAAGACCCACGAGTTGACCGTGCCATTGGGTTGTGCAAGAAGGTGGTCAGCACCTTTTCCTTCAGCcggaagaagaggagagacttGTCTGTAGCACAGGCTGAGCTCAGTCTGCCCACTCACCAGCTCATCACAGAGGCCCCAACCAGGTGGGGGTCAAGACAGAAGATGATAGAACGAATCCTGGAACAAGAAAAGGCCATAACCTGGGTCCTGGGCTCAGAGAAGAAAAGCAGGCACCTGGTGCCCAACTATCAGGATACAGGAATTCACTGA